A single region of the Nocardioides aquaticus genome encodes:
- the mads8 gene encoding methylation-associated defense system ATP-binding protein MAD8, protein MTAASIGLVEPTPADQRSALEDVLVPYLLGLLTDRQAGHCMRVTELDENLAGRLVHRLRTATLPGTVVCLLASDQDAASKEDDALVSSTQLVELRNRPVEESSGPLMVFVPPGLRASAEDSFGVATFEEVEIRDAYARLHEELLNRVPAALRDGLDRLRELLKQKGDGRGNDQAWVFYVLTIAANGYEPEAAGAAIYCFGLVPDLGLFTSGEEVADRASRNRLQVDDLSRTELDERQRVLGLGLSDTSFTAKLARFAGEIGLEDRNVWTRRIITDRANRDLTFDQWPARRQEEALLGIDVRLLDLPHVGDSAEHLTTYPVLESLAGQPYLVAGVNGVKTLVSQIAVEPALTPNDGLLKLRVEVVSEDGGPTSRAVNVAAGVRPRSDYKATLRNLHKADLDEGWHYLEVTPVADADRRIGVKAGTGRSAAFYVVKADESEEPPETRATRFDSVAHAIEHFAFGRIAEGRRARDVEPSETSWAGTSRSGGYLSANVRVTGGGSAEIRLSRTLADIERQTLLAPRELGLWQLGLSQGGAPTPAVRDEAEWVVGLGGDAKSRFADFITARDRLFVAITGDPGEDPEALTNLVETRDLATLGPDINAYARSYLGLIEAGATWAEQCPPSERGASLKALAGLQQIDAIAVRYVDALGSYHRLLLVGPTHPLRLLWFSVWAAVGSQWRSDLDGQGKDAAQNAKASFFSRLDSLGFPFAVPRQNRNLMATVGNLTPFWAAFVPSGTADSHGLATRVAAALGVPETPSGGSGSDQTAQILADRIARYVEQHSYVRSLVVNVVNPGDGMLLVEVLLDLQRRTHTKELTYDLRLCVQDTAMPGIGEALADLTKSDSRFTSDEAEAFGARLGHGIPKIAYSVRSTQEFEQNPDEFEAHLTILIDAFSGEQHDSGPLQEIRQAPAHGLIQQAATVFETDEDGAGVTWRKTPLFAPEPAILRESGELVAALARTLALASASVATGGAAGRLPTTSLSLDASQRSLLHQAHDTSDWVVIIDRTLGLEYFDRADEHGSNDYVIDYVAGKVGLGRQVLVSSRKVEELHALLGPVVVDHGISVDKQHLRTFFEQMRLLSGSLAFKLASAVRSQRSEVLGLALARLYLDGQRALGDQIVVPLDAHQNLYSEVRRRSGAEKSLRRTDLALFSFDANSRTITCRLVEVKGYTSVPDLTALERLQRTIEEQIRTSEEVLTAQFDPNFHDPDRVDRSVKNLEFSALLRFYLERSERYKMVERSVSTHARRLLDTLDDGFTLTFRRVGLIFDLRGTGSDPHKIDGVEFHHIGRDEIDELLDAVPTELDRPGDQTEPYAISAPALTRTRREDAAFRAPSLDSIEDEPGADEADGSYVSPTVSPEVPSKPTSATAEVMPSDSKADAMDSPHEVSATGTKAHRAHPSDTVSGDAASELHTAPPIMVGTTGTSPQWAVLGEVAGGRKTGLDLNETHTISLFGVQGGGKSYTLGSIIEGATLPATGINHLPRPLATIVFHYSRTQDYAPEFTSMITANDHEGQLVLLRERYGAEPKALKDVVLLAPVAQVDERRAEFPDIDVQPLLFGSAELQAAHWSFLLGAVGNQAMYIRQLKQIFRANRKSLSLDSIRHGVNASTMADSMKDLAYQRLDLAAEYIDDSVRISDYVRPGRVIIVDLRDEYIEKDESLGLFVVLMQLFAEAQDETGRFNKLVVFDEAHKYIDSSDLVEVLVESVREMRHKGMSILVASQDPPSVPVSLIELSDVVVMHKMTSPAWLKHIQKANSALSTLRPEQLARLQPGEAYVWSGRANESALTHSAVRVTLRPRVTKHGGQTKTATA, encoded by the coding sequence ATGACGGCAGCATCCATCGGGCTCGTCGAGCCCACGCCCGCTGACCAACGCAGCGCCCTCGAAGATGTCCTGGTCCCCTACCTGCTCGGCCTCCTCACTGACCGGCAGGCGGGACACTGCATGCGGGTCACCGAGCTCGACGAGAACCTCGCCGGCCGGCTCGTGCACCGACTGCGCACCGCGACCCTCCCAGGCACCGTGGTTTGCCTACTCGCCTCCGACCAGGACGCCGCCAGCAAAGAGGACGACGCACTTGTCAGCAGCACCCAGCTAGTCGAGCTACGCAACCGACCGGTCGAGGAGTCCTCCGGCCCGTTAATGGTCTTCGTCCCGCCTGGGTTACGAGCCAGCGCCGAAGACTCCTTCGGGGTGGCGACCTTCGAAGAGGTGGAGATCCGCGACGCCTACGCCCGGCTCCACGAAGAGTTGTTGAACCGGGTGCCCGCTGCTTTACGAGATGGCCTCGACCGTCTGCGTGAGCTGTTGAAGCAGAAAGGTGACGGCCGTGGCAACGACCAGGCTTGGGTGTTCTACGTGCTGACCATCGCCGCCAACGGTTACGAGCCCGAAGCCGCCGGCGCTGCGATCTACTGCTTCGGGCTGGTGCCCGATCTCGGCCTCTTCACCTCCGGCGAAGAGGTCGCCGACCGCGCTAGCCGTAACCGCCTCCAGGTGGACGACCTCAGCCGCACCGAGCTCGATGAACGCCAGCGGGTCCTAGGTCTCGGACTCTCCGATACCAGTTTCACAGCCAAGCTCGCCCGCTTCGCCGGTGAGATCGGTTTGGAAGACCGCAACGTCTGGACCCGGCGGATCATCACCGACCGCGCCAACCGCGACCTCACATTCGACCAGTGGCCCGCCCGCCGCCAGGAAGAGGCGCTCCTGGGCATCGACGTGCGACTCCTCGACCTCCCACACGTCGGCGACAGCGCCGAGCACCTGACGACCTACCCGGTGTTGGAGTCCCTCGCCGGGCAGCCTTACCTCGTCGCCGGTGTCAACGGTGTCAAGACACTGGTCAGCCAGATCGCCGTAGAGCCGGCTCTCACTCCGAACGATGGGCTTCTCAAGCTCCGCGTAGAGGTCGTCTCCGAAGACGGCGGCCCCACCAGCCGGGCGGTCAACGTCGCCGCTGGCGTACGGCCGAGGAGCGATTACAAGGCCACGCTCCGCAACCTCCACAAGGCCGACCTCGACGAAGGGTGGCACTACTTAGAGGTCACCCCGGTAGCCGACGCTGATCGCAGGATCGGCGTCAAGGCCGGTACGGGCCGCAGCGCCGCCTTCTACGTCGTCAAGGCCGACGAGAGCGAGGAACCGCCCGAGACCCGGGCCACCCGCTTCGACAGCGTCGCCCACGCGATAGAGCACTTCGCTTTCGGCCGTATCGCGGAAGGCCGGCGCGCTCGCGACGTGGAGCCAAGTGAGACCAGCTGGGCCGGCACATCTCGCAGCGGCGGATACCTCAGTGCGAACGTCCGCGTCACCGGCGGCGGCAGCGCCGAGATTCGTCTCTCTCGGACGCTTGCCGACATCGAGCGGCAAACCCTGCTCGCTCCACGCGAACTCGGGCTGTGGCAGCTCGGCCTGAGCCAAGGCGGCGCGCCGACCCCGGCGGTCCGGGACGAGGCGGAGTGGGTGGTCGGGCTCGGCGGCGACGCCAAGTCGCGCTTCGCTGACTTCATCACCGCCCGCGACCGACTCTTTGTCGCAATCACGGGTGATCCCGGCGAAGACCCTGAAGCGCTCACTAACCTCGTCGAGACCCGCGATCTCGCGACCCTTGGACCCGACATCAATGCCTACGCTCGTAGCTACCTTGGGCTGATCGAGGCGGGGGCGACCTGGGCCGAGCAATGCCCCCCAAGCGAGCGCGGGGCGTCGCTGAAGGCCCTTGCTGGACTTCAGCAGATCGACGCGATCGCCGTGCGGTACGTCGACGCCCTCGGCTCCTATCACCGACTCCTCCTGGTCGGACCGACGCACCCGCTCCGCCTGCTCTGGTTCTCGGTCTGGGCCGCCGTTGGATCGCAGTGGCGCTCCGACCTTGACGGGCAGGGCAAAGACGCCGCCCAGAACGCGAAGGCCAGCTTCTTCAGCCGCCTCGACTCGCTCGGCTTCCCCTTCGCAGTCCCGCGGCAGAACCGGAACCTCATGGCGACGGTCGGCAACCTGACACCGTTCTGGGCGGCGTTCGTACCTAGCGGGACCGCCGACTCCCACGGGCTCGCCACGCGCGTGGCCGCTGCGCTCGGAGTGCCCGAGACTCCAAGCGGCGGCTCGGGCAGCGACCAGACCGCCCAGATCCTCGCCGACCGCATCGCACGCTACGTCGAGCAGCACTCATACGTGCGCAGCCTTGTGGTCAACGTAGTGAATCCCGGCGACGGGATGCTCCTGGTCGAGGTGCTCCTCGACCTACAGCGCCGCACGCACACCAAGGAACTCACCTACGACCTGCGGCTCTGCGTCCAGGACACCGCGATGCCCGGCATAGGGGAGGCGCTAGCCGACCTAACCAAGTCCGACAGCCGGTTCACCAGTGATGAAGCCGAGGCGTTCGGCGCACGTTTAGGCCACGGGATCCCGAAGATTGCCTACTCGGTGCGCTCCACCCAGGAGTTCGAGCAGAACCCCGACGAGTTCGAAGCACACCTCACCATCTTGATCGACGCGTTCTCGGGCGAGCAGCACGACTCCGGGCCGTTGCAGGAGATCCGCCAGGCACCGGCCCACGGGCTCATCCAGCAGGCAGCCACGGTTTTCGAGACCGATGAGGACGGTGCCGGCGTCACCTGGCGAAAGACCCCTCTATTCGCGCCCGAGCCCGCGATCCTGCGTGAATCCGGCGAACTCGTCGCTGCTCTTGCGCGAACGCTAGCCTTGGCCTCCGCTTCTGTTGCAACCGGCGGCGCCGCCGGACGGTTGCCGACCACATCACTCAGCCTGGACGCCAGCCAGCGCTCGCTACTCCACCAGGCGCATGACACCAGCGACTGGGTCGTCATCATCGACCGCACCCTTGGTCTGGAGTACTTTGACCGAGCCGACGAGCACGGCAGCAACGACTACGTCATCGACTACGTCGCCGGCAAGGTCGGACTCGGCCGTCAGGTGCTGGTCAGCTCCCGCAAGGTCGAAGAATTGCATGCCTTGCTCGGTCCCGTCGTGGTCGATCATGGGATCTCGGTCGACAAACAGCACCTGCGCACCTTCTTCGAACAGATGCGGCTGTTGTCGGGCAGCCTGGCGTTCAAGCTCGCCTCCGCCGTGCGGTCCCAACGCTCGGAAGTGCTCGGTCTCGCGCTGGCGCGGCTCTATCTCGACGGGCAGCGTGCTCTCGGCGACCAGATCGTCGTACCGCTGGACGCCCACCAGAACCTGTACAGCGAGGTCCGGCGCCGCTCCGGTGCGGAGAAATCCCTGCGGCGTACTGACCTTGCGCTGTTCAGCTTCGACGCCAATTCTCGCACCATCACGTGTCGGCTGGTGGAGGTAAAGGGCTATACCTCCGTGCCCGACCTGACCGCGCTGGAACGCCTCCAGAGGACGATCGAGGAACAAATCCGTACCTCCGAGGAGGTGCTTACCGCCCAGTTCGACCCGAACTTCCACGACCCCGATCGGGTCGACCGGTCGGTGAAGAACCTGGAGTTCTCAGCACTCCTCCGCTTCTACCTAGAGCGATCCGAGCGCTACAAGATGGTTGAGCGCTCCGTCAGCACCCACGCTCGGCGTCTGCTGGACACCCTCGACGACGGATTCACGCTGACCTTCCGCAGAGTCGGTCTCATCTTCGACCTGCGAGGCACGGGCAGCGACCCGCACAAGATCGACGGCGTCGAGTTCCACCACATTGGCCGTGACGAGATCGACGAGCTCCTCGACGCCGTGCCGACGGAGCTCGACAGGCCGGGCGACCAGACAGAGCCGTATGCGATTAGCGCCCCGGCACTCACTCGCACCAGGCGCGAGGATGCGGCCTTCAGAGCGCCCAGTCTCGACTCGATCGAAGACGAGCCGGGTGCTGACGAGGCTGACGGGTCTTATGTCTCCCCGACTGTCTCGCCCGAGGTTCCGTCCAAGCCTACGAGTGCAACTGCGGAGGTAATGCCAAGCGACTCTAAAGCAGACGCCATGGACTCTCCTCACGAAGTCAGTGCGACTGGAACTAAAGCGCACCGCGCTCATCCCTCAGACACCGTCTCTGGTGATGCGGCCAGCGAGTTGCATACCGCCCCGCCCATCATGGTGGGCACGACTGGCACATCACCCCAATGGGCGGTGCTCGGTGAGGTCGCCGGTGGGCGGAAGACCGGTCTCGACCTCAACGAGACCCACACCATCAGCCTCTTCGGTGTCCAGGGCGGGGGGAAGAGCTACACCCTCGGCTCCATCATCGAAGGCGCCACTCTGCCCGCCACCGGCATCAACCACCTGCCTAGGCCGCTGGCGACCATCGTCTTCCACTACAGCCGAACCCAGGACTACGCCCCAGAATTCACCTCCATGATCACCGCCAACGACCACGAAGGGCAGTTGGTGCTGCTCCGCGAGCGCTACGGCGCCGAGCCGAAGGCGCTCAAGGACGTCGTATTGCTCGCCCCGGTTGCCCAGGTCGATGAGAGACGCGCTGAGTTCCCTGACATCGACGTACAGCCCTTGCTCTTCGGCTCGGCCGAACTCCAGGCCGCGCACTGGTCCTTCCTCCTCGGTGCTGTCGGCAACCAGGCGATGTACATTCGCCAGCTCAAGCAGATCTTCCGAGCGAACCGGAAATCGCTCAGCCTCGACTCCATCCGCCACGGCGTGAACGCTTCCACGATGGCGGACAGCATGAAGGACCTCGCCTACCAACGCCTCGATTTGGCAGCGGAGTACATCGACGACTCGGTCCGGATCTCTGACTACGTCCGGCCCGGCAGGGTCATCATCGTCGACCTCCGCGACGAGTACATCGAGAAGGATGAGAGCCTCGGCCTCTTTGTCGTCCTCATGCAGCTCTTTGCCGAGGCACAGGACGAAACGGGTCGCTTCAACAAGCTCGTTGTCTTCGATGAGGCCCACAAGTACATCGACAGCTCCGACCTCGTCGAGGTGCTGGTCGAGTCGGTGCGCGAGATGCGACACAAGGGCATGAGCATTCTGGTCGCCAGTCAGGATCCGCCTTCCGTCCCTGTCTCACTCATCGAACTCTCTGACGTTGTGGTGATGCACAAGATGACCTCTCCGGCGTGGCTTAAGCACATCCAGAAGGCCAACTCGGCGCTCTCGACGCTTCGGCCGGAGCAGCTCGCGCGGCTACAACCGGGAGAGGCGTACGTGTGGTCCGGGAGAGCCAATGAGTCTGCGCTCACCCACTCCGCAGTACGAGTCACTCTGCGCCCGCGGGTTACCAAGCACGGTGGCCAAACCAAGACAGCGACTGCTTGA
- the mobF gene encoding MobF family relaxase produces the protein MEADRSRVDDYYLAEGTGVATRYVATAPPAVGGRSIAAVQDGGTLDGDAYERWVAGYDIATGAAKGRLRTDERGLRFVEVVVNGPKTWSLAATLHPEIAAAYDASQDRAATEIIAWLAEHATTRVGPRGRQVQVPVEQLEAAVVRHYTSRAGDPHRHLHLQINARVFAAGRWRGLHSVGVVDSIEAINGIGHAAVACDPQFRETLTAHGYTLDPKSGEITQLKPYAGAFSARAAQIGRNIDRHEAAWRTEHPGEEPGPQLRRAWDRRAWATARPDKVIPTDGAQLAERWRDELRGLGFTPPHSPTQDGHRPWAAIGRVNRTAVADLVLTRLGARRSAWNAADIRGEVERIIAVAGIVTPAPVRRELVEDLTSRTVDRCELLLTREDVPEHIRALTSHDVLDVETELVTRLAARAEQPATPSWIGLLAFGRELDPAQRRVVAALTGTGPLLVIEGAAGAGKTSTLDVARRLVEIRSHRLVVATPTLKAARAAEAQLGTDAFSAAWLVHQHGYRWDTDGRWTRTNAQPDTRARLRPGDVLLVDEAGMLDQDTARALLTIADQADARVAFVGDRHQLPAVGRGGVLDHAARWARPEACLALDTVHRFSDPEYAALSLLMRTGQDPGTVFDALHRRGQIAVHRSEVERLAAVAETAQDGGRIIADTREQVTALNAAIRDQRVATGQTVSTRALITAAGEPLGLGDHITTRRNDRNLGVANRDQWTVTGMHNDGGLRVHGRGVERILPAPYVRHHVELAYATTVHGAQGETVDHAHLLIGEATGAAGAYVGMTRGRRTNTAHLVAENSDDARDQWTAVFARDRADLGPASARERALENIGRHGPHASTRQQLRDEHRTDEHREERLRPPSAPPAHGFRI, from the coding sequence GTGGAAGCTGACCGCTCCCGGGTCGACGACTACTACCTCGCCGAGGGCACCGGGGTCGCGACCAGGTACGTCGCCACCGCTCCCCCGGCGGTGGGGGGACGCAGCATCGCCGCAGTTCAGGACGGGGGGACGCTGGACGGGGACGCCTACGAGCGGTGGGTCGCGGGCTACGACATCGCGACCGGTGCCGCGAAAGGTCGGCTCCGCACGGACGAGCGGGGTTTGCGGTTCGTCGAGGTCGTGGTGAACGGTCCGAAGACCTGGTCGCTGGCGGCGACCTTGCACCCGGAGATCGCCGCCGCCTACGACGCATCCCAGGACCGTGCCGCGACCGAGATCATCGCGTGGCTCGCCGAGCACGCCACCACCCGGGTCGGGCCCCGGGGCCGGCAGGTGCAGGTGCCGGTCGAGCAGCTCGAGGCCGCCGTGGTGCGGCACTACACCTCCCGTGCCGGAGACCCGCACCGCCACCTCCACCTACAGATCAACGCGCGTGTCTTCGCCGCCGGCCGGTGGCGGGGGCTGCACTCAGTGGGCGTGGTAGACAGCATCGAGGCGATCAACGGGATCGGGCACGCCGCCGTCGCGTGCGACCCCCAGTTCCGCGAGACCCTCACCGCCCACGGCTACACCCTCGACCCCAAGTCTGGTGAGATCACCCAACTCAAGCCTTATGCCGGCGCCTTCAGCGCCCGCGCCGCGCAGATCGGCCGCAACATCGACCGTCACGAGGCCGCCTGGCGCACCGAACACCCCGGCGAGGAACCCGGCCCGCAATTACGTCGCGCGTGGGATCGCCGAGCCTGGGCAACAGCGCGACCCGACAAGGTCATTCCCACCGACGGCGCTCAGCTGGCCGAGCGGTGGCGCGACGAGCTCCGTGGCCTCGGGTTCACCCCACCCCACTCCCCCACTCAAGACGGCCACCGACCGTGGGCCGCGATAGGTCGTGTCAACCGCACCGCAGTGGCCGACCTCGTGCTGACGAGGCTCGGGGCCCGGCGGTCGGCCTGGAACGCAGCCGACATCCGGGGCGAGGTCGAGCGAATCATTGCCGTCGCCGGCATCGTCACCCCGGCGCCAGTACGGCGCGAACTGGTTGAGGACCTGACCAGCCGCACCGTCGACCGCTGCGAACTCCTCCTGACCCGAGAAGACGTACCCGAGCACATCCGCGCCCTCACCTCCCACGACGTGCTCGACGTCGAGACCGAGCTGGTCACCCGCCTCGCCGCGCGCGCCGAGCAACCCGCGACCCCCTCCTGGATCGGCCTCCTGGCCTTCGGACGCGAACTGGACCCCGCACAACGGCGCGTGGTGGCCGCGTTGACCGGCACCGGGCCACTCCTGGTGATCGAAGGTGCCGCCGGAGCGGGCAAGACCAGCACCCTGGACGTGGCGCGACGACTCGTCGAGATCCGGTCGCACCGACTCGTGGTAGCGACACCGACGCTGAAAGCCGCCCGGGCAGCCGAGGCACAGCTCGGTACCGACGCGTTCTCTGCCGCATGGCTTGTCCACCAGCACGGGTACCGCTGGGACACCGACGGCCGCTGGACCCGCACCAACGCGCAGCCGGACACGCGGGCTCGGTTGCGGCCTGGAGATGTACTACTCGTCGACGAGGCCGGCATGCTCGACCAGGACACCGCACGCGCCCTGCTCACCATCGCCGACCAGGCCGACGCTCGCGTCGCGTTCGTCGGCGACCGCCACCAGCTCCCCGCCGTCGGCCGCGGCGGAGTACTCGACCACGCCGCCCGCTGGGCACGCCCCGAGGCATGTCTCGCCCTGGACACCGTGCACCGGTTCAGCGATCCCGAGTACGCCGCCCTCAGCCTGCTCATGCGCACCGGGCAGGACCCCGGCACGGTCTTCGACGCGCTACACCGACGCGGCCAGATCGCCGTCCACCGCAGTGAGGTCGAACGCCTCGCTGCCGTCGCCGAGACCGCCCAGGACGGCGGCAGGATCATCGCCGACACCCGCGAACAGGTCACCGCGCTCAACGCCGCGATCCGCGACCAACGCGTGGCCACCGGCCAGACCGTCTCCACCAGAGCACTCATCACTGCAGCCGGCGAACCCCTCGGCCTCGGCGACCACATCACCACCCGCCGCAACGATCGCAACCTAGGCGTGGCCAATCGCGACCAATGGACAGTGACCGGCATGCACAACGACGGAGGACTCCGTGTGCATGGACGCGGCGTCGAGCGAATACTGCCCGCGCCCTATGTCCGCCACCATGTCGAACTCGCGTACGCCACCACCGTCCACGGTGCCCAAGGCGAAACGGTCGACCACGCCCATCTACTCATCGGTGAAGCCACCGGCGCCGCTGGGGCGTACGTCGGCATGACCCGAGGCCGTCGCACCAACACCGCCCACCTCGTCGCGGAGAACAGCGACGACGCCCGCGACCAGTGGACAGCTGTGTTCGCGCGCGACCGCGCCGACCTCGGACCAGCCAGCGCGCGTGAACGCGCCCTCGAGAACATCGGTCGCCACGGCCCTCACGCATCCACCCGCCAACAGCTGCGCGACGAGCATCGGACCGACGAGCACCGCGAGGAGCGTCTCCGGCCGCCGTCAGCGCCACCCGCCCACGGATTCAGAATCTGA
- a CDS encoding helix-turn-helix domain-containing protein has product MSRKTELPVYVSLEEAAEIMSLSTRTIRRRISDGTIPAYQCGRRPIRIRLDELEAALRPVPSARR; this is encoded by the coding sequence ATGAGCAGGAAAACGGAACTCCCGGTCTATGTCAGTCTCGAAGAGGCCGCCGAGATCATGTCCCTCTCCACCAGGACTATCCGACGCCGCATAAGCGATGGCACCATTCCCGCCTACCAGTGCGGCCGACGTCCCATCCGCATCCGTCTCGACGAGCTGGAGGCCGCGTTACGGCCTGTCCCCTCGGCACGGCGCTGA
- a CDS encoding AAA family ATPase, with product MFFYSRHKDLQIRTFKAARSALKEFPREVTPDIMFFWSPDPRLREKVDDWSTGGFLTIPLILADPDDPVSFVSLLRDYTFSRDLFYETTPVRGERFFGRRKLLQSLKDDIQNQRVTGLYGLRKAGKTSVLTELAEVLESPTSIVVLRDLESLPSPPDDPIPELIRDLRLDILDQLRSRQLRTKELGSLAADASMTDFKRALQKILRGNADDGVRVVLMLDEIEYLTPSDRIDVQEGDMTSVAQFLGILRSLVQENSNFTFVLSGLTSAITESGRLFGRPNPLFSWAKSNFVSPFERYEADELALSVGRRMGIGISEGALEALYEATGGHAYLYRHLASNVVLRLPLDVFHRQMDRVDVLKALEDWRLVIAGHMQEMVNHVRRYYPDEAFLLEVLETNNDDFAAFADELPSALGHLLSLGLVERRGQQFELTPVLQFL from the coding sequence ATGTTCTTCTATAGCCGCCATAAGGACCTGCAAATTCGCACGTTCAAAGCCGCTCGAAGCGCACTAAAGGAGTTCCCGCGCGAGGTAACACCCGACATAATGTTCTTTTGGTCACCAGACCCGCGACTTCGAGAGAAAGTCGACGATTGGTCAACTGGCGGGTTCTTGACTATTCCGTTGATCCTGGCAGATCCTGATGACCCGGTGAGCTTTGTCTCGCTTCTCCGCGACTATACCTTCTCGAGAGACTTATTTTACGAGACCACGCCCGTCAGAGGTGAACGGTTCTTTGGGCGGCGCAAACTTTTGCAGTCCTTAAAGGATGATATTCAGAACCAGCGAGTTACGGGTCTCTACGGGCTGCGTAAGGCAGGAAAAACGAGCGTCCTCACAGAATTAGCAGAAGTCCTTGAGAGTCCCACTTCTATTGTGGTTCTACGAGATTTAGAAAGTCTACCCTCGCCGCCAGACGATCCCATACCCGAACTCATTCGAGATCTGCGGCTGGACATCCTGGACCAACTCCGATCGCGGCAACTACGCACGAAGGAGTTGGGCAGCCTCGCTGCCGACGCCTCAATGACCGACTTTAAACGTGCATTGCAAAAGATTCTTCGTGGAAATGCGGATGATGGTGTGCGTGTGGTCCTAATGCTAGATGAGATCGAATATCTCACTCCCTCAGACCGGATTGACGTTCAGGAGGGCGACATGACCTCCGTTGCTCAATTCCTGGGCATTCTCCGCAGTCTGGTTCAGGAAAACTCCAACTTCACCTTCGTGCTGTCCGGTTTGACGAGCGCAATCACAGAAAGCGGTCGGCTGTTTGGACGTCCGAATCCGCTCTTCTCTTGGGCAAAGTCCAACTTCGTATCACCTTTTGAGCGGTACGAGGCGGATGAGCTTGCGCTATCAGTTGGAAGGCGCATGGGAATCGGTATTTCTGAGGGAGCGTTAGAAGCTCTATACGAAGCCACTGGTGGACATGCGTACCTGTACAGGCACTTAGCGTCGAATGTCGTGCTTCGATTGCCGCTCGACGTGTTTCACCGGCAGATGGACCGAGTCGACGTCCTTAAGGCGCTAGAGGACTGGCGTCTAGTCATAGCCGGCCACATGCAGGAGATGGTGAACCACGTTCGCAGATATTACCCGGACGAGGCGTTCCTGCTTGAGGTGCTCGAGACGAACAACGACGACTTCGCCGCGTTTGCGGATGAGCTGCCATCGGCCTTGGGTCACCTTCTCAGCCTTGGATTGGTCGAGCGGCGAGGTCAGCAGTTCGAACTCACGCCAGTACTGCAGTTCTTATGA
- a CDS encoding TIR domain-containing protein has translation MPAPTRPVRLFIGSSSEGQRVAANLQDQLETRRICEVVLWQHVFEPSGYALPSLLEVARDVDYAVLIATPDDMTVSRGAESAAVRDNVILEFGLFAGALGLERTFLLATSSELRLPSDVFGLTRLHYTERSDNNIAAALNSAVLSVERAILKHGRTNRGGEAITLDEPNGGHDVGVVASRPKTKTAKTAGSGSRSARTGRRTAIQSDGLESKVLHQELELLFDNAVSQGWKFLANNKKTLQLASPKGRTFDMSKGAPVKTREDLRDFAAELNRAGLRVNMALLRPPAESPFLD, from the coding sequence GTGCCTGCTCCCACTCGCCCCGTCCGACTATTCATTGGCTCATCCTCGGAGGGGCAGCGGGTCGCGGCCAACCTGCAGGACCAGTTGGAGACCCGTAGGATATGCGAGGTTGTCCTCTGGCAGCACGTCTTTGAACCGTCCGGGTATGCGCTGCCGTCGCTGCTCGAAGTAGCGCGCGACGTTGACTACGCCGTCCTGATCGCCACCCCAGACGACATGACAGTGAGCCGCGGCGCGGAGTCGGCCGCCGTGCGCGACAACGTCATCTTGGAGTTCGGGCTCTTCGCTGGCGCACTCGGGCTGGAGCGCACCTTCCTGCTCGCCACCAGTTCCGAGTTGAGGTTGCCGTCCGACGTTTTCGGGCTTACCCGGTTGCACTACACCGAGCGGAGTGACAACAACATCGCTGCTGCCCTGAACAGCGCGGTGCTTTCGGTGGAGCGGGCAATTTTGAAACACGGGCGCACCAACCGGGGCGGCGAGGCCATCACATTGGACGAGCCAAACGGTGGGCACGACGTTGGTGTGGTCGCCTCGCGACCAAAGACAAAGACGGCCAAGACTGCCGGTTCTGGCTCACGATCGGCGAGGACGGGGCGCCGGACGGCTATTCAATCGGACGGGCTGGAGAGCAAGGTGCTGCACCAAGAACTCGAACTGCTCTTCGACAACGCGGTCTCGCAAGGTTGGAAGTTCCTGGCCAACAACAAAAAGACGCTCCAATTGGCATCCCCGAAGGGGCGAACCTTCGACATGTCGAAGGGTGCCCCAGTCAAGACTCGCGAGGATCTGCGGGACTTCGCCGCGGAACTCAACCGGGCGGGTCTTCGCGTAAACATGGCACTTCTAAGGCCCCCGGCAGAGTCGCCGTTCCTGGACTGA